AAGTAGAAAAACCATCTCCATCATCATGGATGCTTAATTTTAGAGATTGGTTAACGATTGTAGCCTCAACTGAGACCTGCTGTTTTGCATACTTAAAGGCATTTTCCAATAAATTGCCCATCAACTCATAGAGATCATCTGGATGAATAGCATATTGTAAATGCTCATCCATTAACAATTGAAAATGAATATCATTTGAAGACGATTTTTGTAAAGCCATGGCAACGCGTTCAATGATGGGTTTGAGCTCAATTGTATTGATAAAAACAGACTGGTGCTGCTGTTTAAGCAGCGATAATTTTCTTTCAATTAAACCATTGGCATTATCAATCAGCTCTTTGAGGTGTTTTTTTTGGCTTGAGGAAGATTCTTCTAGCAATTCAATTTGGCTCTTTAATGCGGTTAAGGGGGTTTTAAGACTGTGTGCCAAGTCATCGGCCGCTTGTTTACTACTATGATTCAAGTTTTTTTGGTGATCTAACAGTAAGTTGAGGCTTTGTATCATGGGCTCAAGTTCATTGGGAATAGCCTTATCATCAAGCTGACTTTTTTTGCCTTGACGAATCAAATGAATGGCATGTTCAATTTTTTGTATGGGCGTAAAGCCAGTATTGACAAAAATATATTGAAGAATAATGAACAGACAACCTAAGATTAAAATAGCAATAATTGCACGGATGCGAAAAAAGGTTTGTTGTTTTAAAAAACTTTGGCCATCTTGTAAAACGGTAAAAGTAATATCAAAAGAGTTCTGTTCATCAATTTGCCACTGCATGGGCAAACTGGCAATAAAACGTTTGGTTTGTGAAAAGGGTTTTAGTTTTTTAAAAAAAACTTCTCCTAAACCTAAAGTGCTTTTAGGTAAATGCGCTAAATTAGCTGAAGAGCTTTGCCATACAATTTGATTGGAGGTACTTTCCTGAATAAGAGCAATAACATCGCCATTAAAGAATGATTCGGGTAATTTTTCTATATCCACTTGGAATATGTTTTTAGAACCCAACTCAGTAGAAGCTATCAGTAAATTTAACAAAGTCGTTGCATTCTGTTTTTGGCTGTTAAGTTGCGTTTCATGGTAGACACGCTCCAGTACAAAGGTGCTCATAAAAATCAGTGCTAAAAGCAGAGCACTGGACAAATATAAAAAACGTCTTCTAAGTGAAAAATTCTGTTTCATGGATTTTGTCGAGGTAGAATCCATTGATAGCCGCTACCGCGAATTGTTTTAATGGGGTTAAGGGTACCGTCAGGGTCTAGTTTTTTACGAAGTCTACGAATAAAAACTTCCAATACATTGCTTTCATGAATCACATCGTCTTCATAGATGTGTTCCATTAATTTATCTTTTGCTATGACATTGCCAGCATAGGTCATCAGATAGCTGAGAAGTTTAAATTCTTGGGTGGTCAAAGAAACAGTTTCATCATGGACAAACACTTGATGGGTACTCATATTTAATTTTATAGGCGGACAATGCAAAGTTTCATCGGTCCATTGACCGGTTCTTCTGAGTAGAGCTCTTACACGCGCCAATATTTCTTCAAACTCAAAAGGTTTAACCACATAGTCATCGGCCCCTGCTTCTAAACCTTCAACTTTTTGTTGCCAATTGCTACGAGCGGTTAAGATTAAAATCGGGGTTTTACAGCCTTCTTTACGGGCTTGTTTAATAAGATCAATGCCTGACATGTTGGGTAAACCAAGATCAACAATGGCAAGGTCAATGGGGTACTCTTGTAGGAGGTACAAACCTTCTTCACCATCACTGGATACATCCACAGCAAATTTTTCTTTTCTTAAGGCTTGGCTTAAGTTGTTTTGAATGGTGATATCATCTTCAATAATTGCAATACGCATGAGGCCTCCATTGTTTAGTCACGGACTTCAACGGTTTTTGAGAAAATTTTACCGCTTTTACGCAACTTAACTTTAAAAATATACAGACTGCCTTTTTTGCTGAGCAAGTGCGCCGATAAAGCTTTTGCTTGATAGTTTCGACTTGCTTTGGCCATGGCTTTTTGTTCTAAAGCACTTATTTTATAGCTGCCTTGAGAGCTTTGGTTTTTTGGTTTAACCAAAAAAGTGCCTTGCGCAAACATTTTTTTAGGTGCGTAGACCCTTCTTTGAGCAAAAAGCTCAGCCTGAGCTAAAAAAATCATGCTTGCAATAACAATGCTATAGATCCAATGTTTCATAGTTTAACCTTATTATAAGTAGTGAAGATGAACACAAGCTTAATCATAACATTAAAGCACAAAGATGGGTATCAAAAGCTATTCGAGCGTATTCGATCTCAGCCTAAGTTCAACAGGATTAGACGCAATATCAAGAATAAGAGATTTTAAAAAGTAAATGTATGGCGCTTATAAAGCAAAAAGCCGACCTTTTTGTAAAAAAGTCGGCTTTTATACGTGACAATGATTTATGGCAATTAGCAATCGATGCTTTTTGAAAAACCACTGGCGGTTATCTCTATGCTGTCACCGGCATCACAATGGAGATAGGCAGTAAATGCACCATTAGCATTTGTAAGTGCGGTTGTAGATACATTGCTATCGGCATTGGTAACGGTTACGCGGGTATTTTTTGGGGCGGAATCGTCTTCACCCACAATGGCTTGAAAGTCCTTGGCTGGTGTAAAGTTACGAATATCAGCATCTTCTGCAGCTAAAATTCCCACTCTTGGATGGCTTGCATACACATCGCGAGCCAATTGAAGAATGTCAGAAGCGGGGTTGTCACCAGCTTCATTATCATTTTCTGTGTTGCCTAAAACCACATAATGCATGAAACAGGCTCTTTCAGATGGAGCTATGCTTTCTGTTCCCCAATTAAAAAAGAAATCTTCATCATCTTCTGGGTCAAACTGCGCTAAAACAGGAGCAAGCGCTGCTTGCGCTTGACCAATAACATAACCAATACTCGTATCGTCACCTGGGTCACTGGTGGCAAAGTAATAGGGAGCAGCCAAGCTATCCGTTGTATCAGCGGTTCCTTCGTTCACTCCATCATCATCTGATCCTAGGTCACTTTCAATTTGGATGTCTATATCAGCACTGCTCATGGTAGGGTTGGTCACACAATCCAAGTAGCGTGCAACACCACAAGCTGTAGCATCGCCTTGGCAGTCAAAACTTGGGAAAACATAAATTTTCCTAACCACTTCTAAGCCACCATCAGTAGTAGCTAAAAGGACCAGTTGATCGGCGTTTCCATCACCATCAACATCTTCTAGGTAAGCTTGGTCGGTATCATTTTCAGCTCTAAAGGGAAAGTTTGTTCCTGCATCAAATGTGTCTTCAGTTAGAATTGTAAATTCACTGGCATCATCAAAACCATCACCAGTATCATCATTGTAACCGTCTGATATGGCACCAGTCCCCAATAAGTCAAAGAAAAACCCTGTTGGATCACCTGTTTCTGGTTCAGGAGAGTTGGATTCCAAAAGAAGGACTTGTTCTTCTTCATCATCACCAAAATCTGTGACAGTTACAGCACCCAAGTTACTATAATTACCTGTCCCTAAAACGTTGACAGCTGTGATATCTCCTTTTGATTTTGATGAACACGAAGCTATCAAAAACAGTAGAGCTAACATGAGCATAGAGTTAAATTTTTTCATGAAATGTAATCCTTTCTTATGATTAGATAATCAAATTTAAAATTTATTGTACTGATATACTGAACAATGACAAATTTTTTAATCAAAATTTATGTTCATTTTGGGTTCATTTTGTTTTGTTAAATTAAAACCATGATGACAAAAAGCAACTTAAGCCCAAAAAAATTATTAAGTATGATGTTTATGGTTTTGCTAGTGATTAGCGCCAGTTCTTGTGGACTTTATCTAGAAGGTGAAGTGTATGAAGAATATGAGGTGTTGCCGGATAGTCATTTGCAACTTACCTTCACTGTTAGCTGGGATGCCTATCAAACATACTATGCCAATGATTTAGAGTTTGATTTGGTCACACCAAACTATGAGCGTATTTCAAGATACAATGATACATCTCGTTGTTACTATGATGCCTTTTTTAGTGGATTCACATTTGATGAAAACAGCATTGTTATCCAATGTGAACCAGCGTTTTTAGGAGATTATGATTTAGAGTTACGGTCTAACATCACAAGTACAGTCAATGTTAACGTACAAATTGATCAAAGTTGGGATTATGATTTTCCTTATCCTTTAGAATATGCAAACTTTAATGTTCTTCCTTTAGAAACAGTTGTTTATCCAGTGTACATTTATTGATCTGATAACCACAGTATTACAGGAAGGGATGAATGGGCCCTGGTCGATAAGATTAGGGACCAAGCTAACTTAAAATTAATAAAGTTCCACAGGCAGCTAAAACAATGGAAACAACTTTCACTCTATGCAGAGGTTCTTTAAGAAAAAAATAAGCCAATAAAATTGTAAAGACTGTGCTGGTCTGATTGAGCAAGGCCGCTTTGCTGGCTTGGGTGTATTTAAAACCAGCAATCCAAAAAATATAAGCCAGATAAGATCCCATTAAAGCAGCTGGAATAAACATCTTTCCACTACGTTTAAATAAATCTAATGTTAAATTTAAGCTTTTGTTTTTATGGGTGAATAAGCTTTGAACAATTAAAAACAGCAAACCACCTAGGGTTCTAATGCTAGAAGATTGTAAAACACTGTATTGTTCTAATATGGGTTTGATGACTGTGATGGCAATGGCCATTAAACCCATGGCTAAGCAACCATAAAAAATACCTTTTTTAAGATTACTTTTACTGATGACCAGTTGCTGTTTGCTCATTATAGGCAAAGCTAAACTTAATAAGATCAATGAGCCGCCAACAAAAAACATAAAATCTAACTGTTCTAATAAAATGGCCCAAGCAAAAAAAACAACAAAGGGACTGTACAAACATTCAATTAAGGCAATCCAGCTGGCACCCACATATTGCAGACTTTTAAAAAAATAAGTGTCTGCCAGACCTATGCCTACAATGCCGCTGAGAAGCAAATAAATAAAATGGTTTCTTGGCATGAAATTTAGCATACTGGGCATCAATGCCAAAGTTATGACCAAAGCAATCATGGCAACAATGTTTTTGCCCAAGTTCATGAACATGGCATCATGATCGTCACTCACTTTTTTAAATAAAATCACTGACGTTGCCCAAGTTAAGGCGGTGGACAAAGCAAAAATTTCACCAAGGTAAGGGCTGGGCATAAACTATAAAACCTATGGCTGTATTTTTTGTTGCGCTAGATCAAGCAGGGTTTTTAAGGCAACATTGATACAGTCTTGTTCTGCTTTTGTTCTGGCAGTATCGTCTAAAAAAGTATTGCTTGAGCGATTGGCAAAAGCAGCACAAATGGCACCGGCTTTTAAACCTTTTAAATGAGCAAGAGTGAATAAAGTAGAGGTTTCCATTTCAAAATTACTGACCTTCCATTGGGCCAGTTGTTGAGTACTATAGGTTTGAGGCTGAGGTAAGCCTTCTACAGAGCGGCCTTGGGCACCATAAAAACCACTGGCACTGGCAGTGATCCCTACATGATATGAAAGCTTAAGTTTTTGTGCTTGGAGTTCAAGGGCTTTACAGACTTCATAATTAGCGACAGCCGGAAAAGCATTGGGAACAAAAAATTGCGATGTATCTTCCATACGCATTGAGGCTTGCGAGATGATTAAATCTCCGGGTTTAATATGTTCCAAGATAGCGCCGCTGCTACCACAGCGGATAAAAGTAGGTGCATGCGTAACTTGACAGGCTTCAATAACAGCAATTTCCATACTGGCTGGCCCAATTCCTGTAGACATCACGCTGATGGGGATATCATTTAAACTACCAGTGTAGCTGTGGTATTCTCGATGTTGAGTTTCAAAATGAATGTTATCAAAAAGGGCAGCAATTTTTTGACTTCTGGCTGGGTCGCCAACCAAAATAATATGTTCTGCCAAATCACCTTTTTTGCAATCAATATGATATTCTTTGCCAGAAGCAGAAACAATATGATTGGCATTGGACATAACAAAAGATTTAGCTCAAAAAGAAGACGCAAGCAACTTCAATTGTGTTTGTTTGGGTTTTTATCAAGCCTATGGATGGGGATGAACTCACTTCATGCAGCTGATAGGTCAGATATAAAACTTCAACTTGAAATTAAGAAACATAAAGCGGCCTATTATATTAAAACCCAGGCGCACTATGCTTATCAACAAGAGCAAATGTGGCAAGTTTTAGGGAACTACACCAGTTTGCGCTATTTATTACCAAGAATAAAAAAGAGCCAGATTGTTTGGGAGAAAGAGCATTCGGCATTGGTCTATTTGTTAATTGATAGTCCGTGGCCATGGCGTGACATATGGACCAAAGTTCTTGTCCAACAAGATATAAATAATAAGTCTTTTCAATGGCAACAGCAACAAGGCATGCTCAAAGATTTTTCTGGTAAAGCCTGGTTGGATCAAGGTAAATCAATGCAAAAGAACAGTATTTTTTATACAGATTTTCAATTGAATATGGGCAATAGCATTCCTAAACTATTACAAACTTGGGCTTTAAAATATTACATACCTAAAATACTCAAGCAACTGGCTCATAAAATTGAATAATCTAAGCTTTTAAAGCACTTAAAAACCAGGTAAAATAGACTTTATGCTGCCAAAAAATTTTAGAGTTGTTCTTTTTTTTATAAGCGTAAGTGTTTTTTCAGTGCATGCATCATGGCTTGAGCAAGCAAAGCAATCGGCGTCAGCCAATGCCTCATCTGCAGCTTCACAAAACTGTGTGAGTGGCTTCAATGAAAGTAAAGAGCGTAGAGAAAGTAAAGCCTATGAGCAGCAGCAAGGATATGAGAGTAAATGTTCGCCTGGAGAAGCCTGGGGAACGTGTTTAAGACGTTTGTATTTTGGTCGTTAAAAAATATCAGTTTCTAAAAATCTTCAAATGAACTACCTTGGTTAGAAGCTAGGATGAATTGAATCACTAAAACTTAATACATGATTTAAACAATTTCATCCACCTGCGAAAAATCAGGTGGATTATGCATATAAGCTTCTATTTTTTGTTGATCTTCTTCACTGGCAAAAGCGGTGATTTTAAAACCATAACCTTCTGGAGATTCAAGGGTGTAATTGTTTTCGTCAGGGTTTTTATAATGCCAAATGGGTATAGCTGTGGCTTGGTATACCCAGTTCTCTAAAGGTAATGGAAACAGCACACGAACTTCCTGACCCAGGGTTAAATTTTTTTCAGTTTCAAAAAAAAATCCACGTGCTGAAAAATTTAAAGCAAAATCAAAAAAATACTCTTCATCAGATAAAACAATGTCAACCATGGTGTCTAAGCTTATACGTGGGTGCTGTCTTCGTTCTGGTCCAGGGTAAGAATTTTTAGTTGTGTCTTTAGAAACCACTCAATGAGCTTTATCTAAGTCTTGAGTCAGAAGCAAATTTTTTTGATTGAGTTGGAGGCTAACGTTTATGAACATTTTGTCCAGAACGGCTAACGATTTTTATGGTTTCTATTGATTTCTCTGTGGCTTCTTCAACAATGAAACGCATGGATTTGCTTTGAATGCTTGCACCCTGATTAGGAATGCGTCTAAATTTTTGAATCAAGTAACCGCCAAGCGTTTCATACTCTCCTTCAGGGATCGGAGTAGACAGCAGTTGATTCAGTTCTTCAATACTGATTCTGGCAGAAACCAAAAGGCTGTCACTGCCAATATCAAAGACATAGTTCTGGCTTTCATCATGTTCATCTTCAATATCGCCAATGATTTCTTCAAGAATGTCTTCCATGGTAATCATACCAATAACACCGCCATATTCATCAACGACCATGGCCAGATTAATACCTTGTTTTTGCATATCAATCAGAAGTTTATCAATACTGATATTGTCAGGAATGTAAAAAGGTTTACGCATGATCTTTGTAATCAAGCTGTGTTGGTTTTCTAAATTGAGTAAATCATGGTGGGTCAGCCAACCTACAATATTGTCAATTCGCTTTCTGTAGACTGGAATACGGCTATGGCCATGTTCAGTTAAGGTTTTCTTAGCTTGCATTAAGGTAGAGTTTTCGCTGATGGATACCATATCAACCAATGGAATCATGATATCTTTGCAAATTTTCTCAGAAAAATGAAAAACACGATCAATCATTTGTTTTTCCATGCTTTTGGCCAAGCCAGTTTCGCTCTGTTCAGAAGCTTGGAAAAGCAGTTCCAATTCTTCACGGTTAATCAAAGGCGTTCGTTTGTTTTTATGCACACCAAATGCCCGGCTGATCAAAGTGACCAGCTTTGAAGTTGTAAAAATAAAAGGACTAAACAACCAAGAAAAGAAACGTAAAGGAAAAATAAGCTCTAAGGCAATTTTGTCGGCAAAGTATTGAAACAAAGCTTTGGGCAAAACTTCACCAAAAAACAAGACCAATGGAGCAGTAACCAAAATGGTTAAAAACTCATATTGAGAGCCAAAATGCTCAATAACAAAGAGGGTGGCCACAACATTTAATGTGATGGTAGAAAAATTGGTTCCCAACAGGGTGGTTCCCAATAGCCACTCTGGATTGGACAGCATTTCATTGATGGCTTTGGCTTTTTTAGAGCCTTTGTCGACCAAAAATTTTAAATGGGCACGATTAACCGAAACCACCGCTATTTCTGAACCTGAAAAAAATGCCTCCAATAAAATGCACAAAAGCATAATACTTAATGTAGCCAAGAGACTCATTGTTCTTCCTCATCTTCTAAATCACGTTCATCTTTAAGGTCACCAAAGATTTCTTCTAAAACATCTTCTAAGCTTACAACACCCAAAAAATCTTGTTTGTGATCACTGCTAACTACAGCAAAATGCATTTTGTTAAGTTTGAATAGAGTAAATAACTCTAAGGCGTTGGCTTTAGGTTGAATAAATAAGGGTTTACGCATGATAGCTTTGGCAGTAAGACTGTCATCAAAATTTTCTAAGCTTAGAAGGTCTTTTGCATACAGTACACCTGAAACGGCTTGTTCAGCTCGAGTTAAAATAGGAAACCTGGAATAAGCATGGATTTGAAGATCATCAAAAACTTGACTCAATAAAGTATCTTCATAAAAAAACACGATATCTTCTTTGGAGGTCATGATTTTATTGACCATAATATCATCCAATTTCAGTACATTATGAATAATGGATTGTTCTTGTGTATCCAATACGCCTTCTTCAGCACTGGTATCAACCATGGCTCTAAAAACATCTTCACTGATTGAATCTTTATCATGTTTTTTTTGTCCTAGAAGTTGAAGTAACTTTTCTGGAGCCCATACGATGAGGTCACGTAAAGGCCTAATAAGAGTAGAAAATTTTTGTAGTGGAGCGGCATTAAAGCCGGCTAAGATTTCAGGCCGCTTTAAACCATAAGTTTTAGGGAGCATTTCGCCAAAAATAAGTAAAATAGGTAACACCAGAGCCACTGAAAAAAAAGGTAACCAAGACGGAGAAACATAAGGTTTCAAAACTTGATAGACAAGAGATGTTCCAACAATACCGATGGCAGCATTGACGACTTCATTTCCAATCAGCAAAGTAGAAATAAGTTTAGTGGGTTGGTCCAGTAAGGCTTTTGCGGCTTTATAGGTTTTTTGGCTTTTGGATCGTAGTCTACGCACGCGTAATTTTCCTAAGCTGAATAAAGCAGATTCTGAGCCAGCAAAGAAAGCTGAAAGAGCTAAAAGCAAAGTAAAGATAATAAGTTTTAAGAAAAAACTGGCGTCTATAATCATAATGAAGAGGAAGGTATTTTAGGTCTGAATAGACTGTGATTTAAAGATTGAAAGCAAAGCCAAAGTACTTTGCAAGACGCAAAGTACTTTGGCTTATACCGAAGATTAAAAGGCAAATTCATAAACTAGGCGGTTGCCTGAGGCTTTCTCCGCGGGGTTTTTTTTCTGATAGATGTATTTTTAGGGGCAGTTTTTTTGCCTTTGGTACGGTTTTCATCATAAACCAAAGCATCTTTGGACTTCGGATTTTTAGAAAAAGCATATTTTATAACTTCAGTAATATGGCCAACAGGGATGATGGTTACGCCTTCTAGGTATGCAGGAGGAATTTCATCCAAGTCTTTGACATTGTGTTGAGGTATTAAAATGGTGGTGATTTTAGCACGTTTAGCCGCTAAAACTTTTTCACGAATACCGCCCACAGGCATGACTCTTCCGCGTAAGGATATTTCACCGGTCATGGCAACTTTTCTGTTGATAGGTTTTTGGACCAAGGCAGAAATAATAGCTGTGGCCATGGTGACCCCGGCAGAAGGACCATCTTTTGGGACCGCACCTGCAGGAACATGAATGTGAATATCTTTGGTTTGAAACAGCTTATCGCTTATGTTTAATTCTTTGGCATTGGATCTTGCAAAGGTTAAAGCTGCTCTAGCAGACTCTTTCATCACATCACCCAAATGACCCGTTAAGGTCAGCATACCTTTTCCTTTCATCAGGCTGGATTCAACAAACAAAATTTCTCCACCAGCTTGTGTCCAAGCCAAGCCAGTGGCTACACCCACTTGACTATTTTCTTGCTCAGCTTCAGGGATATATTTAGGGGAACCCAAATAGGTATGTAGGTTGTCGGCAGTGATTTTACTGTTACCATCAAAGCCTTCAGCAACCTTGCGCGCAACCTTCCTGCATAAGGATGCAACTTCACGCTCAAGGTTACGTAAACCCGCTTCGCGTGTGTATTGGTCAATGACCATGCTCAAAGCTTCGTCATCAAGACTGATATGTTTTTCTTGGATACCATTTTCTTTGATTTGTTTGGGTAAAATGTAACGTTTGCAGATTTCTAACTTTTCTTGCAAAGTATAGCCAGAAAGATGAATGATTTCCATTCTATCTCGCAAAGCTGCAGGAATGGTGTCAATCATATTGGCGGTTGCAATAAACATTACATTACTTAAATCAAAGGGTAAGTTGAGGTAATGGTCTCTAAAGCTGTAATTTTGTTCAGGATCTAAAACTTCAAGCAAAGCTGAAGATGGGTCACCTCTAAAATCTGACCCTAATTTATCAACTTCATCTAAGATAAACACAGGGTTGTTGGTCCCTGCTTGCTTGATGCTTTGGATAATACGACCTGGCATAGCGCCAACATAAGTTCTTCTGTGACCTCTGATTTCAGCTTCATCACGCATACCACCTAAGGCAACTCTACCAAACTCTCTACCCATGGCTTTAGCAATAGAACGCCCCAAAGAGGTTTTACCTACACCGGGAGGGCCGGCAAAACATAAAATAGGGCCACGCATGGTTTTTTTCAGTTTGGTAACACCCAAGAATTCCAAAATTCTTTCTTTTACTTTTTCCAAATCAAAGTGATCTTCGTCTAGAATTTCTTTGGCTTTGACCAAATCAATGTTGTCTTTAGAGGATTTTTTCCAAGGCAGCTCAACCAACCAATCCAAGTAGGTTCTAACAATAGAGGCTTCAGCAGCATCAGGATGCATACCTTCAAGACGACGTAGTTGCTTTAAAGATTCTTCATGCACTTCTTTGGGCATTCTTGCTTTTTCAATTCGCTCAGAAAGTTCAGCAATTTCTTCGGTTTTTGGGTCGCTGTCGCCCAGTTCACTTTTTATAGCACGCAGTTGTTCACGCAAGTAATACTCACGTTGAATCTTTGTCATTTCACCGCGGGCTTCAGTTTGAATCTTTTCTTGAACAGAAAGAATATCCAACTCTTTGTGCAAAAGATCCATCACTGCTTGCAAACGTTGACCAGGATCGGTCATTTCCAAAATAGGCTGAGCTTCTTCAACTTTTAAACCTAAGTAAGATGAAATCAAGTCTGCCAAACGGCCAGGATCTTTAACATCATCTAAGACAATCAATATTTCGGGTGAAAGAATTTTACCATGCGATACAATTTTTTCTAACAGTTCCTTGACTGTTCTAATCATGGCTTCAAGTTTAACCCGTTGTTCTTCAACGTTGGGCAAAGGAATGGGTTCAATTTTAGCATAAAAGTTGGGGGTTTCTTTAACAACCTTCTTAATCATGGCCCTACGGACACCCTGCACTAAAATTTTAATACGCCCATCAGGAACCGGAAGTTTATGCATACGCATGATCATGCCCACGCAACCCATTTGATAAACACCATCAGCGGTCACCACTTCTGCAGAAGGATCTTTTTGTG
This DNA window, taken from Oligoflexia bacterium, encodes the following:
- a CDS encoding DMT family transporter; this translates as MPSPYLGEIFALSTALTWATSVILFKKVSDDHDAMFMNLGKNIVAMIALVITLALMPSMLNFMPRNHFIYLLLSGIVGIGLADTYFFKSLQYVGASWIALIECLYSPFVVFFAWAILLEQLDFMFFVGGSLILLSLALPIMSKQQLVISKSNLKKGIFYGCLAMGLMAIAITVIKPILEQYSVLQSSSIRTLGGLLFLIVQSLFTHKNKSLNLTLDLFKRSGKMFIPAALMGSYLAYIFWIAGFKYTQASKAALLNQTSTVFTILLAYFFLKEPLHRVKVVSIVLAACGTLLILS
- a CDS encoding carboxypeptidase-like regulatory domain-containing protein, whose translation is MKKFNSMLMLALLFLIASCSSKSKGDITAVNVLGTGNYSNLGAVTVTDFGDDEEEQVLLLESNSPEPETGDPTGFFFDLLGTGAISDGYNDDTGDGFDDASEFTILTEDTFDAGTNFPFRAENDTDQAYLEDVDGDGNADQLVLLATTDGGLEVVRKIYVFPSFDCQGDATACGVARYLDCVTNPTMSSADIDIQIESDLGSDDDGVNEGTADTTDSLAAPYYFATSDPGDDTSIGYVIGQAQAALAPVLAQFDPEDDEDFFFNWGTESIAPSERACFMHYVVLGNTENDNEAGDNPASDILQLARDVYASHPRVGILAAEDADIRNFTPAKDFQAIVGEDDSAPKNTRVTVTNADSNVSTTALTNANGAFTAYLHCDAGDSIEITASGFSKSIDC
- a CDS encoding response regulator transcription factor — its product is MRIAIIEDDITIQNNLSQALRKEKFAVDVSSDGEEGLYLLQEYPIDLAIVDLGLPNMSGIDLIKQARKEGCKTPILILTARSNWQQKVEGLEAGADDYVVKPFEFEEILARVRALLRRTGQWTDETLHCPPIKLNMSTHQVFVHDETVSLTTQEFKLLSYLMTYAGNVIAKDKLMEHIYEDDVIHESNVLEVFIRRLRKKLDPDGTLNPIKTIRGSGYQWILPRQNP
- the lon gene encoding endopeptidase La, yielding MQDINIDAISIPEVLPLLPVKDVVLFPSVILPLFVGRESSIQAVEAALSKDRLLFLSSQKDPSAEVVTADGVYQMGCVGMIMRMHKLPVPDGRIKILVQGVRRAMIKKVVKETPNFYAKIEPIPLPNVEEQRVKLEAMIRTVKELLEKIVSHGKILSPEILIVLDDVKDPGRLADLISSYLGLKVEEAQPILEMTDPGQRLQAVMDLLHKELDILSVQEKIQTEARGEMTKIQREYYLREQLRAIKSELGDSDPKTEEIAELSERIEKARMPKEVHEESLKQLRRLEGMHPDAAEASIVRTYLDWLVELPWKKSSKDNIDLVKAKEILDEDHFDLEKVKERILEFLGVTKLKKTMRGPILCFAGPPGVGKTSLGRSIAKAMGREFGRVALGGMRDEAEIRGHRRTYVGAMPGRIIQSIKQAGTNNPVFILDEVDKLGSDFRGDPSSALLEVLDPEQNYSFRDHYLNLPFDLSNVMFIATANMIDTIPAALRDRMEIIHLSGYTLQEKLEICKRYILPKQIKENGIQEKHISLDDEALSMVIDQYTREAGLRNLEREVASLCRKVARKVAEGFDGNSKITADNLHTYLGSPKYIPEAEQENSQVGVATGLAWTQAGGEILFVESSLMKGKGMLTLTGHLGDVMKESARAALTFARSNAKELNISDKLFQTKDIHIHVPAGAVPKDGPSAGVTMATAIISALVQKPINRKVAMTGEISLRGRVMPVGGIREKVLAAKRAKITTILIPQHNVKDLDEIPPAYLEGVTIIPVGHITEVIKYAFSKNPKSKDALVYDENRTKGKKTAPKNTSIRKKTPRRKPQATA
- a CDS encoding PilZ domain-containing protein translates to MVSKDTTKNSYPGPERRQHPRISLDTMVDIVLSDEEYFFDFALNFSARGFFFETEKNLTLGQEVRVLFPLPLENWVYQATAIPIWHYKNPDENNYTLESPEGYGFKITAFASEEDQQKIEAYMHNPPDFSQVDEIV
- a CDS encoding hemolysin family protein; translation: MSLLATLSIMLLCILLEAFFSGSEIAVVSVNRAHLKFLVDKGSKKAKAINEMLSNPEWLLGTTLLGTNFSTITLNVVATLFVIEHFGSQYEFLTILVTAPLVLFFGEVLPKALFQYFADKIALELIFPLRFFSWLFSPFIFTTSKLVTLISRAFGVHKNKRTPLINREELELLFQASEQSETGLAKSMEKQMIDRVFHFSEKICKDIMIPLVDMVSISENSTLMQAKKTLTEHGHSRIPVYRKRIDNIVGWLTHHDLLNLENQHSLITKIMRKPFYIPDNISIDKLLIDMQKQGINLAMVVDEYGGVIGMITMEDILEEIIGDIEDEHDESQNYVFDIGSDSLLVSARISIEELNQLLSTPIPEGEYETLGGYLIQKFRRIPNQGASIQSKSMRFIVEEATEKSIETIKIVSRSGQNVHKR
- a CDS encoding HAMP domain-containing sensor histidine kinase encodes the protein MKQNFSLRRRFLYLSSALLLALIFMSTFVLERVYHETQLNSQKQNATTLLNLLIASTELGSKNIFQVDIEKLPESFFNGDVIALIQESTSNQIVWQSSSANLAHLPKSTLGLGEVFFKKLKPFSQTKRFIASLPMQWQIDEQNSFDITFTVLQDGQSFLKQQTFFRIRAIIAILILGCLFIILQYIFVNTGFTPIQKIEHAIHLIRQGKKSQLDDKAIPNELEPMIQSLNLLLDHQKNLNHSSKQAADDLAHSLKTPLTALKSQIELLEESSSSQKKHLKELIDNANGLIERKLSLLKQQHQSVFINTIELKPIIERVAMALQKSSSNDIHFQLLMDEHLQYAIHPDDLYELMGNLLENAFKYAKQQVSVEATIVNQSLKLSIHDDGDGFSTSTPMQLLARGKRLDEQSSGTGLGLYISEQIVLRYKGKINLHNDNGANIIINLPL
- a CDS encoding hemolysin family protein — its product is MIIDASFFLKLIIFTLLLALSAFFAGSESALFSLGKLRVRRLRSKSQKTYKAAKALLDQPTKLISTLLIGNEVVNAAIGIVGTSLVYQVLKPYVSPSWLPFFSVALVLPILLIFGEMLPKTYGLKRPEILAGFNAAPLQKFSTLIRPLRDLIVWAPEKLLQLLGQKKHDKDSISEDVFRAMVDTSAEEGVLDTQEQSIIHNVLKLDDIMVNKIMTSKEDIVFFYEDTLLSQVFDDLQIHAYSRFPILTRAEQAVSGVLYAKDLLSLENFDDSLTAKAIMRKPLFIQPKANALELFTLFKLNKMHFAVVSSDHKQDFLGVVSLEDVLEEIFGDLKDERDLEDEEEQ
- a CDS encoding nucleoside phosphorylase, which codes for MSNANHIVSASGKEYHIDCKKGDLAEHIILVGDPARSQKIAALFDNIHFETQHREYHSYTGSLNDIPISVMSTGIGPASMEIAVIEACQVTHAPTFIRCGSSGAILEHIKPGDLIISQASMRMEDTSQFFVPNAFPAVANYEVCKALELQAQKLKLSYHVGITASASGFYGAQGRSVEGLPQPQTYSTQQLAQWKVSNFEMETSTLFTLAHLKGLKAGAICAAFANRSSNTFLDDTARTKAEQDCINVALKTLLDLAQQKIQP